Proteins co-encoded in one Setaria viridis chromosome 9, Setaria_viridis_v4.0, whole genome shotgun sequence genomic window:
- the LOC117836098 gene encoding probable glucan 1,3-beta-glucosidase A: MSSAGLPLLLLLVCSSWLLPRSDARRTMAAAGAPGPPIRAVNLGGWLLTEGWILPSLFDGIPNNDLLDGTQLQFKSVTQNRYLVADQGGGAAILADRVQPSGWETFKLWRIDETTFNFRVFGNQFVGVNATGGVVATATTPGPSETFQLVRRDSDKSRVRIRAPNGLFLQAKTMESVTADHSEDTDWGDDDPSVFVTNNVARLQGEYQICNGYGITKATEVLRNHWNTYITENDFNFIASSGLNAVRIPVGWWIASDPNPPLPFVGGSLQALDNAFSWAEKYNLGVIVDLHAAPGSQNPFEHSATRDGSQEWGTSDANIAQTVQVIDFLAKRYANSPSLLAIELLNEPLAPGATLPSLKKYYQDGYNAVRQHTSTAYVIMSNRLSADATELLQFAGGFSGAVLDVHYYNLFDSKFNSLTVDQNIDFVRNNRSADLAAVTNQNGLPLTFVGEWVAEWTIQGASKTDYQRFAQTQQEVYGRATFGWAYWTLKNVNNHWSMQWMIQNGYITLNS; the protein is encoded by the exons ATGAGCAGCGCGGGACTcccgcttctcctcctcctcgtttgCTCGTCGTGGCTCCTCCCCCGATCTGATGCCAGGAGGACGATGGCGGCTGcaggggcgccggggccgccgaTCCGGGCGGTGAACCTCGGCGGCTGGCTCCTGACGGAGGGCTGGATACTGCCCTCCCTCTTCGATGGCATTCCCAACAACGACCTCCTG GATGGCACCCAGCTCCAGTTCAAGTCCGTGACCCAGAACAGGTACCTCGTCGCCGaccagggcggcggcgccgccatcctCGCCGACCGGGTGCAGCCGTCCGGCTGGGAGACCTTCAAG CTGTGGAGGATTGATGAGACGACTTTCAACTTCCGCGTGTTCGGCAACCAGTTCGTTGGCGTCAACGCCACCGGCGGAGTCGTCGCGACGGCCACCACGCCGGGGCCGTCGGAGACGTTCCAGCTCGTGCGCAGGGACAGCGACAAGAGCAGGGTCCGCATCAGGGCGCCCAACGGGCTCTTCTTGCAG GCAAAGACCATGGAGTCAGTGACAGCAGATCACAGTGAGGACACAGACTGGGGTGACGATGACCCGTCAGTTTTTGTCACAAATAATGTCGCCCGCTTGCAAGGGGAATATCAGATATGCAATGGCTATGGCATAACAAAAGCCACAGAGGTGCTCAGG AATCACTGGAATACATACATAACCGAGAACGACTTCAATTTCATTGCATCAAGTGGACTGAACGCGGTGAGAATCCCAGTTGGATGGTGGATTGCCAGTGACCCCAATCCTCCACTTCCATTCGTTGGAGGCTCTCTCCAAGCGTTGGATAATGCATTCAGCTGGGCAGA GAAGTACAACTTGGGTGTTATTGTGGACTTGCACGCTGCCCCGGGGTCTCAAAACCCATTCGAGCACAGTGCAACTAGAGACGGCTCGCAAGAGTGGGGAACTAGCGATGCAAACATAGCTCAGACAGTGCAAGTCATCGATTTTCTCGCAAAAAG GTATGCGAACAGCCCCAGCCTCCTGGCCATCGAGCTTCTCAACGAGCCGTTGGCGCCGGGCGCAACCTTGCCCAGCCTGAAAAAGTATTACCAGGACGGCTACAACGCCGTGCGGCAGCACACATCGACAGCCTACGTGATCATGTCCAACAGGTTGTCCGCGGACGCGACCGAGCTCCTCCAGTTTGCCggcggcttctccggcgccgtCCTCGACGTGCACTACTACAACCTGTTTGATAGCAAGTTCAACAGCCTCACCGTGGACCAGAACATCGACTTCGTCAGGAACAACCGCTCCGCTGACCTAGCCGCCGTCACGAATCAGAACGGGCTCCCTCTCACGTTCGTGG GGGAGTGGGTAGCCGAATGGACCATTCAAGGCGCATCGAAGACAGACTACCAGAGGTTTGCGCAAACGCAGCAAGAGGTTTATGGACGAGCTACCTTTGGATGGGCCTATTGGACGCTCAAGAACGTGAATAACCATTGGAGTATGCAGTGGATGATCCAAAACGGATACATCACACTGAACAGCTAG
- the LOC140221144 gene encoding uncharacterized protein, whose translation MDSAKSIVTQAHDLQLLVGEIAHLGCALPPKFVAAAIVAKLPAEWRDFPTSLKHKREEISIEDLIATLDVEENARAEDVHVKNVQNSANFVQNKKQFNKKKGPKANKNTSFKKKKIEKKDLKDLSYFVCGNPDHFAKDCHDRKDRTTELSKKFTHVTIGEASTPGGYGKSPIVHFAFQSINWWVDTGANVHVCSDASLFSSNQAAGASSVLMENGTCASVLGVGMVDLKLTSGKSIQLKNVQHMPT comes from the coding sequence ATGGACAGTGCTAAATCAATTGTAACTCAAGCACACGATCTCCAGCTTCTAGTTGGTGAGATTGCACATTTGGGATGTGCTTTGCCTCCAAAGTTTGTTGCAGCAGCGATTGTTGCTAAACTTCCTGCAGAGTGGCGTGATTTTCCTACATCTCTTAAGCACAAAAGAGAAGAGATTTCTATTGAAGATCTCATTGCAACTCTTGATGTGGAAGAGAATGCAAGGGCAGAAGATGTGCATGTGAAGAACGTGCAGAACAGTGCCAATTTTGTTCAAAACAAGAAACAATTTAACAAGAAGAAGGGTCCCAAGGCGAATAAGAATACTAgctttaaaaagaagaaaatagagAAGAAGGATCTGAAGGACCTTTCCTATTTCGTGTGCGGCAATCCTGATCACTTTGCCAAGGATTGTCATGACCGCAAGGACAGGACCACTGAATTGAGCAAAAAGTTCACTCATGTGACCATTGGCGAGGCCTCGACTCCAGGAGGGTACGGTAAATCTCCTATTGTTCATTTTGCATTTCAGTCTATCAACTGGTGGGTTGATACTGGTGCAAATGTTCACGTGTGTTCTGatgcttctttgttttcttcaaatCAGGCAGCAGGGGCTTCTAGCGTCCTTATGGAAAATGGAACGTGTGCTTCTGTTCTTGGTGTTGGTATGGTAGATCTGAAACTTACTTCAGGAAAAAGCATCCAATTGAAGAATGTCCAGCACATGCCTACGTAA